One segment of Schistocerca cancellata isolate TAMUIC-IGC-003103 chromosome 2, iqSchCanc2.1, whole genome shotgun sequence DNA contains the following:
- the LOC126163138 gene encoding L-xylulose reductase-like, with protein sequence MDISFQNKRVLVTGAGQGIGRELVKALVRYGADVIALSRTKKHLDSLCQEVNVTPVCVDLSDWDTAREAVKKIGPVDCLVNNAAVALLDPFLKAKPEDFDKSFAINVKAVLNVSQVVAESMIQRGKGGTIVNLSSQASQAALADHAIYCASKAAVDQLSKVMALELGPHNIRVNCVNPTVVMTEMGKIGWSKPEKAATMLSKIPMGRFAEPEDVVNAVIFLLSSKSDMINGICVPIDGGFLAC encoded by the exons GTATAGGAAGAGAACTTGTAAAAGCTTTAGTCCGTTATGGTGCAGACGTTATTGCTTTGTCTCGCACAAAGAAGCATCTTGATAGTTTGTGTCAAGAAGTAAATGTGACTCCAGTGTGTGTTGATCTATCAGACTGGGATACGGCTCGGGAAGCGGTGAAGAAGATTGGCCCAGTTGACTGTTTAGTAAATAATGCTGCTGTTGCATTACTGGACCCATTCTTGAAGGCAAAACCAGAAGATTTTGATAA gagcTTTGCTATTAATGTTAAAGCAGTGCTTAATGTCAGTCAGGTTGTTGCAGAAAGTATGATTCAAAGAGGAAAAGGAGGAACTATTGTAAATTTATCGTCTCAAGCTTCACAG GCTGCGCTAGCAGACCATGCAATATATTGCGCTTCAAAGGCTGCTGTAGACCAGCTTTCTAAAGTGATGGCTCTTGAGCTTGGACCTCATAATATTAGAGTCAATTGTGTAAATCCAACTGTTGTAATGACTGAAATGGGGAAGATAGGTTGGTCAAAGCCCGAGAAGGCAGCAACAATGCTATCCAAAATTCCTATGGGAAGGTTTGCTG AACCTGAAGATGTAGTTAATGCTGTAATCTTCCTGCTCAGCAGTAAATCTGATATGATAAATGGAATATGTGTACCTATTGATGGAGGATTCCTTGCATGCTAA